In the Calditrichota bacterium genome, one interval contains:
- a CDS encoding thioredoxin family protein → MARTISTMLPLGTKAPKFNLINVVDQKEYSLDDLKSEKATVIMFICNHCPFVIHMLTELVNLANNYLPKSISFVAISSNDKEKYPQDGPDKMKELTVQYKFPFPYLSDETQNVAKAYQAVCTPEFYIFDKDLELVYRGRFDDSRPENDFPITGYDLRNALENILAGTPVNPIQKPSIGCNIKWK, encoded by the coding sequence ATGGCTAGAACAATTTCCACCATGCTTCCACTTGGAACAAAAGCCCCCAAATTCAACCTGATCAATGTTGTCGACCAAAAAGAATATTCTCTAGACGATCTAAAATCAGAAAAAGCAACTGTAATAATGTTTATCTGTAATCACTGTCCTTTTGTTATCCATATGCTTACAGAATTAGTAAACCTTGCCAACAATTATCTTCCTAAAAGTATTTCATTTGTGGCAATCAGCTCAAATGATAAAGAAAAATATCCTCAAGATGGACCCGATAAAATGAAAGAACTTACTGTTCAATATAAATTTCCTTTTCCTTATTTATCTGATGAAACACAGAATGTCGCCAAAGCATACCAGGCTGTTTGTACTCCCGAATTTTACATTTTTGACAAGGATTTGGAGCTTGTTTACAGAGGGCGGTTCGACGATTCAAGACCAGAGAATGATTTTCCTATCACTGGATATGATTTGCGGAACGCCCTGGAAAATATTCTGGCAGGAACTCCTGTTAATCCGATTCAAAAGCCTAGCATTGGCTGCAATATCAAATGGAAATAG
- the yidD gene encoding membrane protein insertion efficiency factor YidD produces the protein MITKFFTTILVSIFRFYQIAISPFRRASCRHFPTCSSYTIEAITVHGPLKGGWLGLKRIGRCHPWGTSGFDPVPPAKKK, from the coding sequence ATGATTACAAAGTTTTTTACAACAATATTAGTCTCAATTTTCCGATTCTATCAAATTGCAATTTCCCCATTCCGGCGTGCAAGTTGCCGACATTTTCCAACATGTTCATCTTACACGATTGAAGCAATAACAGTTCATGGTCCGCTAAAAGGTGGTTGGCTAGGGCTAAAAAGAATAGGCCGATGCCATCCTTGGGGGACTTCCGGTTTCGACCCTGTTCCGCCTGCAAAAAAAAAATAA
- the rpmB gene encoding 50S ribosomal protein L28: MARKCTLSGKAPLVGNHVSHAHNKTKRRQLPNLQSKRIFVSELNRFVRVKISTRALKTINSKGLMTYLAQQGLKLSDVEVS; encoded by the coding sequence ATGGCACGAAAATGTACTTTATCCGGAAAAGCACCTCTGGTTGGAAACCATGTTTCACATGCACATAATAAAACTAAGCGCAGACAATTACCAAATTTACAATCTAAACGTATTTTTGTTAGTGAATTGAACCGCTTTGTTCGAGTTAAGATTTCCACAAGAGCCCTTAAAACAATTAATAGCAAAGGTCTGATGACATATTTAGCGCAACAAGGCCTTAAATTATCAGATGTTGAGGTTTCATAA
- the rpmG gene encoding 50S ribosomal protein L33, producing MAKKSNARETIKIKSSASAHMYSTKKNKRNTTAKLEIKKYDPIARKHVMYKEVK from the coding sequence ATGGCAAAGAAGTCAAACGCACGTGAAACTATCAAAATAAAAAGCTCTGCAAGCGCGCATATGTACTCTACAAAAAAGAATAAGCGCAATACTACCGCAAAGCTTGAGATCAAAAAATATGATCCTATTGCTAGAAAACACGTTATGTATAAAGAAGTAAAATAG
- a CDS encoding cold shock domain-containing protein, producing the protein MSERVTGTVKWFDVKKGFGFLTREGEKDVFVHYSAIQGDGYKKLEDGQAVEFTLVEGAKGLEASELTVITE; encoded by the coding sequence ATGTCCGAAAGAGTTACCGGAACCGTTAAGTGGTTTGATGTAAAAAAAGGATTTGGTTTTTTAACCCGTGAAGGTGAAAAAGATGTTTTTGTCCATTATTCTGCTATTCAAGGTGACGGATATAAAAAGTTGGAAGACGGACAAGCTGTCGAATTCACTTTAGTTGAAGGCGCAAAAGGCCTTGAAGCAAGTGAGTTAACAGTAATCACAGAATAA